ATAATCATATTCTGGATTTAACTTTgttaacatgcaaaaataaaacaatgttTAAGCTTCTACTTTTTAGTCCCTTGCGTTGCTGTAGGGTCCATGTGTAACGGGAACCTAGCTAGGAATTCATCTCTGCAAATGGCTTATTCTTTGAGGTAATCTATTCTAACCATACAATGGAGGGAGAGTCAGCACTTCCTCTTTTACACTGTACATAAATTTGGGGTTAAATGAATTAAATCGAGCTCAATATCATCACAGTTTGTAAAGGGGTTTGCCATTTATGTTGTATTAGGAGGGGGTTCTTCTTTGGACAATCCCTATTTCACTACTGATATTCCAATGACAGGGTACTGCTCTGCTGGGTTAACTAAAATCTGTATGCAGAGGCAAGTAACCAATTTCTgttcagcgccaccacagggaaagTCAAGCAGTACATAgtacccactgaagtgaatgggctgcCCATTTACCGCATGACAATATAAGCTCCTCCAGACACTGTTTGAAAGCTTGAGGCTTGATAAAGTAAATTTTGTAAACCGAATGTGATTTCTGAATTCTTTATCCTTACCTGACTTAAGTGCTTCTGCATTTAAGAAAGCGAGTCTGGCGGCATACACTAAATCTTGGACATCTGAAGTTAACATTGAATAGACTTCGTCAATGCCTTGGAAACTATAGGAAAATAGAATATAACCAAAATCCAGGTTACAAAATGGATCGCCGATTAGGGACAAGCAGAGGAAAGTGATCTGACTTCTTTACTTACACATCATGGTACTCTGAGCAGTCGTTGACTTTGATAAACTCAATGTTCTCACTGGTGAGACCCAAAAATATGAAGCTGTTGTGTCCTTGGAACACTGTCTTTAGTTTTGGTTTACAGGCCTCATCAGACACATTAGCGAACATCTTACTCGCTACAATGGAAAACAGGGAGGATAGAGAATTCTGACTAAAGCCGGTCCCTTCTAAGTTACTTATAAAATTGAACACGAAAGTTATGTCTTTGCTAGCTAGAAAAGTGATAACAGGTTCAGCTGCATCATCGTCGCCAAAGATTTTCTCGTTATTACAGTATTGAGCCAGTTGGAAGTCAGTCAAAGAAGTGAAAGCGGACCCCTGTGAAGGGAACAGAACAATTATATGTTAGTTTATTATCTATGCCTGCTTAAGAAAGGAAAGGTCTGTGACTTCCATTTACAACTTACCAGGTTTGTAGCACCAAAGGTTGCCTGCAAAACAGTAACATTGATGTTGCTTATGAAAGACTTGAAGTAGATCGCTATGGACTGTCCTACTGATCCTTGTCTGCAAGCTTAATAGACAGAAATAATACGGTTAGCTGAATCCACACCATTGTATCCAATCCACATACAACCAATTGTATATGTAATCTATTAAAATGATTAAGGCATGGCCACACCCCTAACATCTCCGACCCCACCCATGAGTAAACACAATGAAGGGGCATTTCTATGAAACTCACAACGTGTTTGAACGAATTGAGAGATCCATGATCCAACAATTTCCTTTGTATCTTGGTTGAGTTTGGAATAAGCTACATCTAGGGCAGTGATGCTGTAAAATTAAAGATAGTCAAGGATGAAATGATATTCTTAATTTCACAATAAGAGTAGTCATGTTttctattcaaatttttttttaatatggcaaTGGTAAAAGTCAACGTATTGACTTTTTAAGAACCAACATGGATTTAGTATACTTACAAGGCTTCACCGGCATCACATGACAAGGACAAGCTAGTGATGCAGTTCAGAATTTCCGCATTTATAGCTGGAAGATATGAGTATAGCTTTTCCTGGAACCATAAACCCATTACACCGGCATCTAGATTTCCTGCACGCAGATTTTCCAACACAGCATTTAGCATGTACACCTTGTTGTTCTCTGTTATATCAGAATAAGAAACCTGAAAGATAAAAGTGCTAATTAATTTAGACTAATAAAGTTACCCCTTGGACAAGGGTCACAATTAACCTAGGGTGTTTGTCATATTGGGTCATGCAACCTATAAAGAACCCTCATATTTCTTGCACTTTACATTAAGATACTGAATACAGCATGCAGAGCAATCCACATAAATTAGGGTTTCGAGCCAGTGTGGGACCCATTGAGAATTGTACTACACCCGTACTAAAGCTAATGTATCCTCGTTCTATTTTTACGTCTGTGCTGATTGATTTCATATAATATTCCTTGATAGAGGAGCTGTATTTTTTCTGACTTGATAAATGATGACATTTTGGCTGCCTGTAtctaccactaggaggagctcattgCAACTAAGTCTATACAGATAGTATTTAATGCAACAAATGCTGTAAAACTGCTAACGTGTAACCTTGGTGACAGGTCACATCTATACAACAGGCCCCTTTTACATGTATTGGTATTAGCCTGGCATTCTATTATGTGAATTACACACATGTGGCGACTTTAATACTTAATGTGGAGTATTAGAAACATCTTGATTTTCATAAGGCACTGTTTTGTAGAAGTCAATGACAAGTCTAGAGGCCATTGCTAAGACATTCTAGATATATGTTGCATCTTTACTCAAAGTAAGTACATAGGTAATAATGATAGGACTTACATCTTGATTGAGAGTGGTCATAACAGAACTAAGAGTGCCAACATCGAGTTGTGAGAGGATTAAGGAGAAGGATTCCTGTGAGGTGACAGCGTTGCCATCTGTAAGGTAGCATTTGAGGATTGCAGCAATGACATTACTTCCAAAACCTGAAAGCTGAGAATAAGAAAAAGCtcatttaatgattttttttactaaGATCTGAACCAATATTCCTATTCAGTGAAAcagcattgcagtatattatatacactattacataggagcagtattatagtagttatattcttgtacataggagcagtattatagtagttatattcttgtacatagggggtagtattatagtagttatattcttgtacatagggggcagtattatagtagttatattcttgtacataggaggcagtattatagtagttatattcttgtacacagcaggtagtattatagttgttatattcttgtacataggaggcagtattatagtagttatattcttgtacataggaggtagtattatagtagttatattcttgtacacagcaggtagtattatagttgttatattcttgtacataggaggcagtattatagtagttatattcttgtacacagcaggtagtattatagcagttatattcttgtacataggaggtagtattatagtagttatattcttgtacataggagcagtattatagttgttatattcttgtacataggaggcagtattatatttgttatattcttgcacataggaggcagtattatagtacttatattcttgtacataggaggtagtattatagtagttatattcttgtacataggaggtagtattatagtagttatattcttgtacataggagtagtattatagtagttatattcttgtacatagggggtagtattatagtagttatattcttgtacataggagtagtattatagtagttatattcttgtacataggagtagtattatagtagttatattcttgtacatagggggtagtattatagtagttatattcttgtacataggagtagtattatagtagttatattcttgtacatagcagtagtattatagtagttatattcttgtacatatgggcagtattatagtagttatattcttgtacataggaggtagtattatagtagttatattcttgtacataggagtagtattatagtagttatattcttgtacatagggggtagtattatagtagttatattcttgtacataggagtagtattatagtagttatattcttgtacataggagtagtattatagttgttatattcttgcacataggaggcagtattatagtacttatattcttgtacatagggggcagtattatagtagttatattcttgtacatagggggcagtattatagtagttatattcttgtacataggaggtagtattatagtagttatattcttgtacatagtggtagtatcatagtagttatattcttgtacataggaggtagtattatagtagttatattcttgtacatagggggcagtattatagtagttatattcttgtacataggagcagtattatagtagatatattcttgaacataggagtagtattatagtggttatattcttgtacataggggcagtattatagtagttatattcttgtacataggagcagtattatagtaattatattcttgtacataggagcagtattatagtggttatattcttgtacataggggcagtattatagtagttatattcttgtacataaaagcAATATAAAATAGTTGTACTAACATacttaggggcagtattatagaaattgcatttatatacatataaagGACATGTATAAAGTACGTTAATCAGCAGtggtaacaaataaaaaaaaataaacaagaatTTCATCTTTATTAGATCTATAGATTTGTTTTATTGTCTGTGAGAacttaaaaatatacaaaataaaaaaaaggaaacctACCTCTGCACAGCCATATTGCAACATGGTATGAGAGCAAACATTGGCCAAATCACCATTGGTCAACTCAGCAACTATATCAGagctgaagacaaaaaaaaaagaagtaaaagttATCTTATGGGCTCTGGACATCTtcatgttttgtattgtgttagtTCTGTATCTGTGATGCCCTAAATATATGATTGATGGAAGTTTATGGAATATATAGGGTCATGCACTGGCTAAATATTGTCATAGGTTTGATGCACCATTGTGAATGTTTTATGTATGATATATAGCAAACTAACCTTCCAGTCACTGTGGTACAGAGAGTCTTGCCTGTTGGGACAGGAAAATTATAATAGTTACATAATGCTGGCCTAAAAGTGAAATTCTGATTgtattaataatacaataataataataatattaataatatgaaTACTTACCATTTTCTGCATATGAAGGacactaaattaaaaaaaagaagaaaaaatattacAAGATGACCaaactctatctatctacctatctatccatctatccgtctatctatctcctatctatctacctatctatccatctatccgtctatctatctcctatctatctatctatctacctatctatctatctgtttcttATGTGAATCTTTCTGTGTACCTAATATTCAGAAAGGTGTATCAGAATTCTTTAGAAACTAAGATTAGACGATATCCTATTCTATGTAGCCCTGCAAATTACTAAGAAAGTACAAAAAATGAGGGTCCTTACAGCATCATTGCTTAATATGGCTCCCACTGTTGTTGTTGATTCAAATATGAGAGCTGTtgactaaaagaaaaaaataatgtaatgtaatgtaatataatattgtgCAATACCCCTAATGGCCACCAGGCAGTGAAAAGAGCTTTCATTTTCCAGTGaatcagaaaatgacctattttttttaattgacgtTTTCATGTTAAATATGTTGTTGGTGATGTTTCTACATTTTCCATGTTACT
This region of Leptodactylus fuscus isolate aLepFus1 chromosome 8, aLepFus1.hap2, whole genome shotgun sequence genomic DNA includes:
- the LOC142217111 gene encoding uncharacterized protein LOC142217111, with the protein product MGRKEVISFLVIIAGLLFSEHKVNGQITTASTALIFESTTTVGAILSNDACPSYAENGKTLCTTVTGRLVCYISYIKHSQWCIKPMTIFSHSDIVAELTNGDLANVCSHTMLQYGCAELSGFGSNVIAAILKCYLTDGNAVTSQESFSLILSQLDVGTLSSVMTTLNQDVSYSDITENNKVYMLNAVLENLRAGNLDAGVMGLWFQEKLYSYLPAINAEILNCITSLSLSCDAGEAFITALDVAYSKLNQDTKEIVGSWISQFVQTRSCRQGSVGQSIAIYFKSFISNINVTVLQATFGATNLVSCKWKSQTFPFLSRHR